In the Natrinema amylolyticum genome, CGCGCCAAAACGCACCTAATGACCGGAGACGACCCACTCGAGGAGTCCGAGTCAGGGGAACCGACGACCGGGGAACCGCTCACGGATGGAGGGGCCGCAGGTGCAGACGACGTCGCGCTGGACCCCTGGGGTTCCTCGAGCGTCTCCGACTACCGGAACCTGTTCGAGGAGTTCGGCATCGAGGAGTTCGACGACGTTTTGGAGGAGGTCCCGAACCCGCACTACCTGATGCGCCGGGGCGTCATCTTCGGCCACCGCGACTACCGGCCGGTCGCGGAGGCGCTACAGAACGACGAGCCGGCGGCCGTCCTCTCGGGCTTCATGCCTACCGGCGACCCCCACATCGGCCACAAGCTGGTCTTCGACGAGATCATCTGGCACCAACAGCAGGGGGCCGACGCCTACGGGCTGATCGCCGATCTCGAGGCCAACTCCGCCCGCGGAATGAGCTGGGACGAGATCGACGAGCACGCTCGGGACTACCTCCTCTCCCTGCTCGCGCTCGGCTTCGATCCCGAGGAGGGCGAACTCTACCGGCAGTCGACCAACCGAGAGCTACAGGACCTGGCCTTCGAACTGGGAGCCGACGCCAACTTCTCGGAGTTTCAGGCGATCTACGGCTTCGACGGCGAGACTGACGTCTCCCACATGCAGTCCGTCGTCACCCAGATGGCCGACATCCTCTACCCGCAACTCGAGGAGCCCAAGCCGACCGTGATCCCCGTCGGCCCGGACCAGGACCCCCACGTCCGGCTGGCGCGGGACCTCGCCGAGCGAATGCGCTTCTTCAAAGTGAGCGAGGCGTACGCCAGCTTCGAACTCGAGCCCGAGGAACGCGCGCTGGTCGCCGAATTCTACGAGCGACTCGAGCCCGCCGACTTCGACGACGACGACCTCCGCTGCGTCCACGTCGCCGAGGCGATCGAGGAGACGCCGCTGTCGGAGCTCGAGGTCGACGCGGACACGCTGAGTTCGGTGCTGACGAAGCTCGAGGAGGCGGGGATGGAACCGATCCGACCGCGGACTCGCTTCTTCGACCGGCGGGCGACCGACGAGGCCTTCGACGCGTTGGTCGACGCCATCGACGGCGAAAAGCGGGTCTACGAGAGCCACGTCGACGCCTTCGATCTCGACCGCGCCGCGGCCGAGGAACTCGCCCGCGAGGTCGAGGTCGACAACGGCGGTTACGGCTTCCAGCCGCCGTCGTCGATCTACCACCGCTTCATGACCGGACTCACCGGCGGCAAGATGTCCTCCTCGATTCCCGCCTCGCACATCTCGCTGCTGGACGACCCCGAGGACGGCTACGACAAGGTGAAGGCCGCGTCCACGGGCGGCCGCGAGACCGCCGAGGAACACCGCGAGAAGGGGGGACGGGCGGACGAGTGTCCCGTCTACGAACTCTACGCCTACCTGCTGGCCGGCGACGACGACGAGTTCGCTAAGCGCGTCTACGACGAGTGCGTCGGCGGCGAGCGCCTCTGTGGCGACTGCAAGGAGCAGGCCGCCCAGCTCATGAAAGAGTTCCTCGAGGAGCACCAGGAGAAACGCGAGGAAGTCGAGGAACTGCTCGAGGAGGCGGACATCGAACTCGAGTCACCGCGGCGTCGCTAACGCGGGGTGCTCGCGGCCGCTTCCGTCGACTTTCGCGGATCGGTTCGGCAGGGAGCGGACATACATTTTGGCGTCTGACGAAGATATATAGGGGCAGTCGTGGAACCGTGAGCCACGATGGCCCCGCACCGCCGCGGCTCGACCGACGACCGACTGGTCTGTGCCGACGTCCTCGGCGCGTTCGGCGTCACGGCGGCGGACGTTCGACGGAACGCGTCCGGCGACGTCACCCTCGAGGCGGCGCTGGTCGACGCGCTCGCGACGGGCGTCGATCGGACGACGGTGCTCCGGCGGACGATCGCGCGGAGCGACCGCGGCCTCGCGTGTGCGGCCCGGTACTCGCGGGCCGACCTCGAGTCCGAACTCGCGGCCGTCTTCGAGGCGATCGGCTGGTCGCTCGAGCTGTCGGCGACCCGCGACGGACTGGAACTGACCGCGTCGGATCCCCGCGGCCGAGCGCGGGAGGCGACGATCGCCTCCCCCGAGACGCCGCTCGGGACCGACAACCTCCCGGCCGTCCTCCGGACGATCGACGACGCGATCCTCGCGGGTACCGACGCGCGGTTCGTCCTCCTCTCGTCGGGCGTCGACCGCTGGCGCGCCGCGCTGGTCGACCGGAGCGAACTCGAGCGGCTCCGCGAGCGCTACGGCTCCCGAATCGAGGCCGTCGATCGACCACTGCTTCCGAAGCACGGACTCGCGGCGTACGTCCCCGCGGCCGGCGACGAACCGGACGGATCGATAGATACCGGAGCCGGCGCTGACGCCGACGATCCGTGGCCGCCCTGGGCGCTCGAACGCGGGACGCGTCGATCGAGCGAACTGCCGTCCGACGTCGGCTCGCTCATCGACGAAGCCGAACCGTCCGTGCGTCCGGAATCGGAGTCGAGTTCGGACGGGACGGCCGCGGCGCGATCGAGCGACGCGACGGTCAGCACGGCGTCGACGGCTGCCTCGGAACGATCGGCCACGACAGCGCCCGCGAGCGAGGTCGACGGCTTCGAACTCCGGGGATCGCCCGCCGTATCACGGCAACGCGACGAGGCCGTCGACCGGGCCGCGGAGCGCGACGCCGCGGCGGCCGCCTCCGGTCGCTCGGAAACGGTGGACGACTCGAGTCGGGACGAGCGAGCGACGGGCCCGGACGAGAGCGAGACGAATTCGGACGGGTTCGGGACGCTCTCGGGGACCAGCCAGACGGCGCGGGTCAGCAACGACTCGTTCGGTACGGAACTCGATCCCCAGGCCGACGACGACCAGTATCGCGCGCTCGGCGCGGCGCTCGACGCGGGCGGGACCGTCTCCGTTCGAGGACTGCTCGAGGACGACGATTTCCTCCCCGAACTGCCGGCCACAGAGTCCGCCGAGACGCGCATCGAGTTCGCCGACGGGTGCGCGCCCGTGGAGGTTCCAGAGACGACCGCGGCCGCCGAGCAGTCCGGCTT is a window encoding:
- a CDS encoding tryptophan--tRNA ligase, with translation MTGDDPLEESESGEPTTGEPLTDGGAAGADDVALDPWGSSSVSDYRNLFEEFGIEEFDDVLEEVPNPHYLMRRGVIFGHRDYRPVAEALQNDEPAAVLSGFMPTGDPHIGHKLVFDEIIWHQQQGADAYGLIADLEANSARGMSWDEIDEHARDYLLSLLALGFDPEEGELYRQSTNRELQDLAFELGADANFSEFQAIYGFDGETDVSHMQSVVTQMADILYPQLEEPKPTVIPVGPDQDPHVRLARDLAERMRFFKVSEAYASFELEPEERALVAEFYERLEPADFDDDDLRCVHVAEAIEETPLSELEVDADTLSSVLTKLEEAGMEPIRPRTRFFDRRATDEAFDALVDAIDGEKRVYESHVDAFDLDRAAAEELAREVEVDNGGYGFQPPSSIYHRFMTGLTGGKMSSSIPASHISLLDDPEDGYDKVKAASTGGRETAEEHREKGGRADECPVYELYAYLLAGDDDEFAKRVYDECVGGERLCGDCKEQAAQLMKEFLEEHQEKREEVEELLEEADIELESPRRR